A single region of the Salipaludibacillus sp. LMS25 genome encodes:
- the rbsD gene encoding D-ribose pyranase yields the protein MKKRGILNRDIATVLAHLGHTDRIAIGDCGLPIPSHVPCIDISLRIGEPTFLHVLDEVLADMAVEKMIMAEEIKEQNSPLYKKMKDKGYDSAFVSHDQFKQELTRVKAIIRTGEATPYANVILQSNVIF from the coding sequence GTGAAAAAGCGTGGGATATTAAATAGAGATATTGCGACAGTGTTAGCACATTTAGGTCATACAGATCGCATAGCGATTGGAGACTGTGGACTTCCAATTCCGTCACATGTGCCGTGTATTGATATTAGTCTTCGCATAGGAGAACCTACTTTTCTTCATGTGTTAGATGAAGTATTGGCCGATATGGCGGTAGAAAAAATGATTATGGCTGAAGAAATAAAAGAGCAAAATAGCCCCCTATATAAAAAAATGAAAGACAAAGGGTATGATTCCGCTTTTGTTTCTCATGACCAATTCAAACAGGAACTCACACGAGTAAAGGCCATTATTCGTACAGGAGAGGCAACGCCATATGCTAATGTGATTCTTCAATCTAATGTCATTTTTTGA
- a CDS encoding sugar ABC transporter ATP-binding protein, with protein sequence MIIRMKGIHKAFSGNKVLKNVSFSLEKGEIHALMGENGAGKSTLMKILTGIYPLDSGKVEVKGRQVVYTHPKDAEKDGIAVIHQELNILPELTVAENLFLGNEQTIGRTGILKTREMNRQAVQVLENLGLKVSPTARAGSLSIGKQQIIEIAKALSTNADIIIMDEPTAALTDREIDTLFKTIRQLQQTGVTFIYISHRMEEIFSLCDRISVLRDGEYVGTKVIKETNFDDIVKMMVGRELGGRFPDYDLTPGDIKLEVEKLTRDGEFNDVSFQVRSGEIFGISGLMGAGRSELVETIFGYRKATSGIVKIDGKKALIKDPQSAIQHGIGFVSEDRKSKGLIVDFSVKDNLSLTNLVDISDLNWINAEKETALYTKLVEKLGVRTSSPQQPAKSLSGGNQQKVVIAKWLGQNTRILILDEPTRGVDVGAKREIYNIMNDLAKQGVAIIMISSELPEVIGMSSRVGIMNEGKWMTVLNRDDLTEETIMHYATGGDKHVRQ encoded by the coding sequence ATGATTATTCGAATGAAAGGCATTCATAAAGCTTTTAGTGGTAATAAAGTGTTAAAAAACGTGTCGTTTTCATTAGAAAAGGGCGAAATTCATGCCTTAATGGGAGAGAATGGAGCAGGGAAATCTACGTTAATGAAAATACTCACTGGGATATATCCTTTAGACAGCGGAAAAGTAGAAGTGAAAGGTAGGCAAGTCGTTTACACGCATCCAAAAGATGCAGAAAAAGATGGTATTGCGGTTATTCATCAAGAATTAAATATTCTTCCTGAATTAACGGTAGCTGAAAACTTATTTTTAGGAAATGAACAAACAATAGGAAGAACCGGAATATTAAAAACACGTGAAATGAATAGACAAGCCGTTCAAGTGTTGGAAAATCTCGGCTTAAAAGTGAGCCCAACAGCACGAGCAGGGAGTTTATCCATTGGGAAACAGCAAATTATTGAAATTGCGAAAGCATTAAGCACAAACGCAGATATTATCATTATGGACGAGCCGACAGCAGCTTTAACGGATAGAGAAATTGATACGTTATTTAAAACGATAAGACAGCTACAACAAACCGGTGTGACATTTATCTATATTTCTCACCGGATGGAGGAAATTTTTTCACTTTGTGATCGTATCTCAGTATTGAGAGATGGCGAATATGTTGGGACAAAAGTGATTAAAGAGACCAACTTTGATGACATTGTGAAAATGATGGTAGGGCGTGAACTTGGAGGCAGATTCCCTGACTATGATTTAACACCAGGCGACATTAAATTGGAAGTGGAAAAATTAACGCGAGATGGTGAATTTAACGACGTTTCCTTCCAAGTTAGAAGCGGTGAAATTTTTGGCATATCAGGGCTTATGGGAGCTGGCAGGTCCGAACTAGTAGAAACGATCTTTGGCTATCGAAAAGCCACAAGTGGTATCGTGAAAATCGACGGTAAGAAAGCTTTAATAAAAGATCCACAATCGGCGATTCAACATGGAATTGGGTTTGTATCTGAAGACAGGAAATCTAAGGGGCTCATCGTTGACTTCTCTGTTAAAGATAATTTAAGCCTCACCAATTTGGTGGATATTTCTGATCTGAATTGGATTAATGCGGAGAAAGAAACGGCACTTTACACCAAGTTAGTAGAGAAACTAGGCGTACGAACGTCCAGTCCCCAGCAACCAGCAAAATCGCTTAGTGGAGGTAACCAACAAAAAGTTGTCATTGCCAAGTGGCTCGGTCAAAACACACGGATCTTAATATTAGACGAGCCTACACGTGGGGTAGATGTAGGTGCCAAAAGAGAAATTTATAACATCATGAATGATTTGGCGAAGCAAGGTGTAGCCATCATTATGATTTCATCAGAGTTACCAGAAGTCATCGGCATGAGTTCACGTGTTGGTATTATGAATGAAGGTAAATGGATGACGGTTTTAAACAGAGATGACTTAACAGAGGAGACAATTATGCATTACGCCACAGGAGGGGATAAACATGTTCGCCAATAA
- a CDS encoding LTA synthase family protein: MMKKENLKKPSIFWIVLFFLWLKTVIVGVTQFNISIENMNQFIILILNPLPILMLVITFLLRRKESRQTYYMLAFMTVASIILYSNVVYYREFTDFITIPLLFMGNNMADLGSSIHTLVNWYDVLFFVDIVIAGVLIHKWEKAGKVVKYKHRFKDLRPYYAVIIILTIINVSLANVERPQLLTRTFDRELLVKNLGVYSFHLYDAYLHTASQAPRVFANESGLEEVNEFIGENQPSIEKDLYGIAEGKNVIFVAAESLQDFVINETLNGEEITPFLNELVEESFYFDQFYHQTAQGKSSDSEFLINNSLYPLARGGVFFSHATNEYYALPEILNENGYYTASMHGNNGSFWNRNVMYNQFGYDDFYTKEDYEITEENSIGWGLKDIDFMEQSVEHMLDMPQPFEVKLITLTNHFPFDLDEEDMFIDRYDSNSNTLNKYFPTVRYMDESIKVLFERLKEEGLYEDSIIIIYGDHDGISSNHNRAMGQFLGEDVTPFVETQLQQVPFIIHIPGMEGEKISKVSGQIDVRPTILHLLGIEVENQTIFGDNIFSEDYEEFTILRNGNFITDEIVYVNEVCYSKETGEPTDDEKCEPYLDRVHEELEYSDKIIYGDLLRFDGRNKDNENTDESDNEDTTNDLNEVDVIKEEELEENAS; the protein is encoded by the coding sequence ATGATGAAAAAAGAAAATTTAAAAAAGCCATCAATCTTTTGGATTGTCCTGTTCTTTTTATGGCTTAAAACAGTCATCGTAGGGGTTACACAGTTTAATATATCGATAGAAAATATGAACCAATTCATTATTCTCATATTAAACCCTCTACCTATTTTAATGCTAGTTATTACGTTTTTATTACGTCGTAAAGAAAGCAGACAAACTTATTACATGCTCGCTTTTATGACAGTGGCTTCAATTATCTTATACTCAAATGTGGTTTATTATCGTGAATTTACAGATTTTATTACGATTCCGCTTCTTTTCATGGGTAATAACATGGCTGATTTAGGGTCAAGTATCCACACCCTTGTAAATTGGTACGATGTACTATTTTTCGTAGATATCGTGATCGCAGGTGTTCTCATTCACAAGTGGGAAAAAGCAGGGAAAGTTGTCAAGTATAAGCATCGCTTTAAGGATCTACGTCCTTACTATGCGGTCATTATCATATTAACGATCATTAACGTCAGTCTTGCCAATGTTGAACGACCGCAATTATTAACACGAACATTTGATAGAGAGCTCTTAGTCAAAAATTTAGGCGTCTACAGTTTCCACCTTTATGATGCTTATCTTCATACTGCTTCTCAAGCGCCACGTGTATTTGCAAATGAATCTGGCCTTGAAGAAGTGAATGAATTTATCGGAGAAAACCAACCAAGCATAGAAAAAGATTTATACGGTATCGCTGAAGGCAAAAATGTTATTTTTGTGGCCGCAGAATCCCTCCAAGATTTCGTTATTAACGAAACTCTCAATGGTGAGGAGATTACACCGTTTTTAAATGAACTCGTGGAAGAAAGTTTTTATTTTGATCAGTTTTATCATCAAACAGCACAAGGTAAATCGTCAGATTCGGAGTTCCTTATTAATAACTCCTTATATCCGTTGGCCAGAGGTGGGGTCTTTTTCTCACACGCCACCAACGAGTATTATGCCTTACCTGAAATTTTAAATGAAAATGGGTACTACACAGCATCTATGCACGGAAATAACGGAAGCTTCTGGAACCGAAATGTGATGTATAATCAATTCGGTTACGATGATTTTTATACGAAAGAAGATTATGAGATTACGGAAGAAAATAGCATTGGATGGGGCTTAAAAGATATCGATTTTATGGAACAATCTGTGGAACATATGCTGGATATGCCACAACCATTTGAAGTAAAACTCATCACGTTAACAAACCACTTCCCATTCGATCTCGACGAGGAAGACATGTTTATTGATAGATACGATTCGAATAGTAATACTTTAAACAAGTATTTCCCAACTGTCCGCTATATGGACGAATCCATTAAAGTTTTATTTGAGCGTTTAAAAGAAGAAGGCTTGTATGAAGATTCTATTATTATCATCTATGGTGACCATGACGGTATATCATCAAACCATAATCGAGCGATGGGACAGTTTTTAGGTGAAGACGTGACACCATTTGTTGAAACACAACTGCAACAAGTGCCATTTATTATCCACATTCCAGGAATGGAAGGTGAAAAAATCTCGAAGGTCTCTGGACAAATAGACGTTCGACCGACCATACTCCACCTGTTAGGAATTGAAGTGGAAAATCAAACGATCTTCGGTGATAACATCTTCTCAGAAGACTACGAAGAATTTACAATTCTTAGAAATGGTAACTTTATAACAGATGAAATCGTTTATGTAAATGAAGTTTGCTACTCTAAAGAGACCGGTGAACCGACAGACGATGAAAAGTGCGAACCTTATTTAGACCGTGTACATGAAGAACTAGAATACTCTGATAAAATTATTTACGGGGACCTTCTACGTTTTGATGGTCGAAACAAAGATAACGAAAATACTGACGAAAGTGACAATGAAGACACTACTAATGACCTCAATGAGGTAGACGTTATAAAAGAAGAAGAATTAGAAGAAAACGCCTCTTAA
- the pckA gene encoding phosphoenolpyruvate carboxykinase (ATP), giving the protein MSMTHFETRLCQLIQGSNVNKELSVPHLIEKMLARKEGHLTTSGAFVAKTGAYTGRSPKDKFIVKEPSTKSAIHWGPVNKPISPEVFEHLYEKVLHYLVAQDELFVRRGFAGADTNYQYPIRIVNELAWHNLFVRQLFIRPDEQKKVTHLPEFTIISAPGFKADPTRDGTHSEAFIIISFEKRTILIGGTAYAGEMKKAIFSIMNYLLPKQGILSMHCSANVGREGDVALFFGLSGTGKTTLSADQHRSLIGDDEHAWSPTGIFNIEGGCYAKCINLCKEKEPDIYNAIKFGAVLENVVIDEYTGEPDYDATDYTENTRAAYPLTSIASSTLPSVSGHPSTLLFLTADAFGVLPPISKLSVEQAMYHFLSGYTSKLAGTERGINSPIATFSACFGAPFLPLHPSHYAKMLGEKMIEHNTDVFLVNTGWQGGTYGVGHRIRLNFTRAMVRAALQGELHSAEMVKDPVFGLNIPLHCPGVPDHLLLPWQTWSDPLAYEQKAEELACQFKENFSRFKDISADVLAGGPLI; this is encoded by the coding sequence ATGAGTATGACTCATTTTGAAACAAGGTTGTGTCAGTTGATACAAGGAAGTAATGTGAACAAGGAGCTCTCAGTCCCTCATTTAATTGAAAAGATGTTAGCTAGAAAAGAAGGCCACTTGACCACTTCAGGGGCATTTGTCGCCAAAACAGGTGCCTATACCGGTCGGTCTCCAAAGGATAAATTCATCGTTAAAGAACCTTCCACGAAAAGCGCTATCCATTGGGGACCTGTTAACAAACCTATTTCTCCAGAGGTCTTTGAACACTTATATGAAAAAGTTTTACACTATTTAGTTGCTCAAGATGAACTATTTGTACGCCGTGGTTTTGCTGGAGCAGATACTAACTATCAATATCCTATACGCATCGTAAATGAATTAGCATGGCATAATCTATTTGTAAGACAGTTATTTATTCGCCCAGATGAGCAGAAAAAAGTGACACACTTGCCAGAGTTCACGATTATTAGTGCTCCAGGGTTCAAAGCTGATCCAACACGTGATGGCACGCATTCAGAAGCATTTATCATCATCTCATTTGAAAAACGAACCATTCTCATTGGGGGGACAGCATATGCAGGCGAAATGAAAAAAGCCATTTTTTCTATTATGAATTACCTCCTCCCAAAACAAGGTATCTTGTCTATGCATTGTTCAGCTAATGTCGGTCGCGAAGGAGATGTGGCGTTATTTTTCGGCTTATCTGGCACGGGTAAAACGACCCTTTCCGCTGACCAACACAGATCGCTTATCGGTGATGATGAGCACGCTTGGTCTCCAACAGGAATTTTTAATATTGAAGGAGGCTGCTATGCAAAATGTATTAATCTATGTAAAGAAAAAGAACCTGACATCTACAATGCGATTAAGTTCGGTGCCGTTTTAGAAAACGTTGTGATCGATGAATACACTGGAGAACCGGATTACGATGCTACAGATTACACGGAGAACACGCGGGCCGCTTATCCACTCACTTCCATTGCATCTTCAACACTACCTAGTGTGAGCGGACACCCCTCAACGTTATTATTTTTAACTGCCGATGCTTTCGGAGTGCTTCCTCCTATAAGTAAATTATCAGTGGAACAAGCCATGTATCATTTTTTATCGGGTTACACGAGCAAATTAGCTGGGACAGAGCGGGGGATTAATTCACCAATCGCCACATTCTCTGCATGCTTCGGAGCACCGTTCCTTCCATTACATCCGAGCCACTATGCCAAAATGTTAGGAGAGAAAATGATAGAGCATAACACAGATGTGTTTCTCGTTAATACGGGGTGGCAAGGGGGAACATATGGTGTTGGACATCGAATCCGTTTAAATTTTACGAGAGCGATGGTAAGAGCCGCTCTTCAAGGTGAGTTACATTCAGCAGAAATGGTTAAAGATCCAGTTTTTGGGTTGAACATTCCCTTACATTGTCCAGGTGTTCCTGACCACCTTTTACTCCCTTGGCAAACATGGTCAGATCCGCTTGCATATGAACAAAAAGCGGAAGAACTAGCTTGTCAATTCAAAGAGAACTTTAGCCGGTTCAAAGACATATCAGCCGATGTATTAGCCGGTGGTCCGCTTATCTAA
- the rbsB gene encoding ribose ABC transporter substrate-binding protein RbsB, which produces MKKLGLLMALAVLSLLVIACTTESPVNDASNNAAGNDDGDFTVGFSISTLNNPFFVTLQEGAEEKAAELGIKLNVVDAQDDNSKQVNDVEDLIQQGVDVILINPTDSSAVVSAVELANAENIPVITVDRGADGGEVVAHIASDNIAGGEMAGELLVELVGEGAEVAELEGIPGSSAARERGEGFNNIATESLDVVTSQTANFDRAEGLSVMENILQGNPNIEGVFAHNDEMALGALEAIEASGREVVVIGFDATDDAVTAVENGRLAGTVAQQPIMIGESAVQAAFDLLSGENVDDFIPVDLELVTE; this is translated from the coding sequence ATGAAAAAGCTAGGTTTATTAATGGCGTTAGCAGTGCTGAGTTTACTTGTCATAGCGTGTACAACAGAGTCTCCAGTTAATGACGCATCGAATAACGCAGCTGGTAATGATGACGGGGACTTTACAGTCGGTTTTTCCATCTCTACGTTGAATAATCCCTTCTTTGTAACGCTACAAGAAGGTGCTGAAGAAAAGGCAGCCGAGTTAGGTATTAAGTTAAATGTGGTGGATGCTCAAGATGATAATTCAAAGCAAGTGAACGATGTGGAAGACTTGATTCAACAGGGTGTTGATGTGATTTTAATTAACCCAACAGATTCTTCGGCAGTTGTATCAGCCGTTGAATTAGCGAATGCTGAAAATATTCCTGTCATTACGGTTGACCGAGGAGCAGACGGTGGAGAGGTAGTGGCACATATCGCTTCAGATAACATTGCAGGTGGCGAAATGGCTGGGGAGTTATTAGTAGAGCTTGTTGGTGAAGGAGCCGAAGTAGCGGAATTAGAAGGTATTCCTGGCTCATCAGCTGCTAGGGAAAGAGGAGAAGGGTTTAATAACATTGCGACTGAGTCACTTGATGTGGTGACATCACAAACGGCTAATTTTGACCGAGCAGAAGGATTATCTGTCATGGAAAATATCCTTCAAGGGAATCCTAATATTGAAGGCGTTTTCGCTCATAATGACGAAATGGCATTAGGGGCATTAGAGGCCATTGAAGCATCGGGAAGAGAGGTAGTCGTAATTGGATTTGATGCCACAGATGATGCTGTGACAGCTGTTGAAAACGGCCGGTTGGCTGGTACTGTAGCCCAGCAGCCAATTATGATTGGTGAAAGCGCCGTACAGGCAGCGTTCGACTTACTAAGTGGTGAAAATGTGGATGACTTTATTCCAGTAGACTTAGAATTAGTGACAGAATAA
- the rbsC gene encoding ribose ABC transporter permease (functions to transport ribose at high affinity; forms a complex with RbsA2C2B) yields MFANKKFKSTIGLLGPFIGLFLIVAIITILNPSFLSFGNVLNVLRQVSINALIAFGMTFVILTGGIDLSVGSMLALSGAVTATLMASGVDPLLAMLIGLLTGVVLGAVNGFIIAKGKVAPFIATLATMTIYRGLTLVFTDGRPVSGLGGDNGMFELLGRGYLFGVPVPAVTMLVSFLVLYLILKKTTFGRRVYAVGGNEEASILSGIKVDRIKIYVYSLTGFLSALAGIILTSRLNSAQPTAGTMYELDAIAAVVLGGTSLTGGRGWIVGTLIGALIIGVLNNGLNLLGVSSFFQQVVKGSVILLAVLMDRKKNA; encoded by the coding sequence ATGTTCGCCAATAAAAAATTTAAGTCTACGATAGGTTTATTAGGACCTTTTATCGGACTGTTCCTCATTGTTGCTATTATTACAATCTTAAATCCTAGTTTTTTATCTTTTGGTAACGTGTTAAATGTGTTGCGTCAAGTGTCTATTAACGCCCTTATTGCTTTTGGAATGACATTTGTTATTTTAACTGGTGGCATTGATTTGTCTGTTGGTTCGATGCTTGCATTGTCAGGAGCAGTCACTGCTACATTGATGGCTTCTGGTGTGGATCCCCTCTTAGCGATGCTGATCGGTTTATTGACAGGTGTCGTATTAGGAGCGGTAAATGGATTCATTATTGCAAAAGGGAAAGTGGCACCGTTTATTGCCACGTTAGCGACTATGACGATTTATCGTGGTCTTACACTCGTTTTTACAGATGGGCGTCCTGTTTCAGGTTTGGGTGGCGATAATGGCATGTTTGAATTACTAGGCCGAGGATATCTTTTTGGGGTTCCAGTACCGGCAGTAACTATGCTTGTTAGCTTTCTTGTTCTATACCTTATCTTAAAGAAAACGACGTTTGGACGACGCGTCTATGCGGTGGGTGGCAATGAAGAAGCTTCCATTTTATCTGGTATTAAAGTAGACCGGATTAAAATATATGTGTATTCTTTAACTGGCTTTTTATCGGCATTAGCCGGCATTATATTAACGTCAAGGCTGAATTCAGCTCAACCGACAGCAGGAACGATGTACGAATTAGATGCTATCGCAGCTGTTGTGTTAGGTGGGACAAGTTTAACAGGTGGACGAGGTTGGATCGTCGGCACTTTAATTGGTGCCTTGATCATAGGTGTTTTGAACAATGGGTTAAATCTGTTAGGTGTGAGTTCCTTTTTTCAGCAAGTTGTCAAAGGTAGTGTTATTCTCTTAGCGGTACTGATGGACCGTAAAAAAAATGCTTAA